A stretch of the Uranotaenia lowii strain MFRU-FL chromosome 3, ASM2978415v1, whole genome shotgun sequence genome encodes the following:
- the LOC129756561 gene encoding zonadhesin-like has product MCHRAVSELNVCNKTSSPVTCESGYTFNGNRCIRRDVQNAERKVKTVLSTASLICPSNHEISQDKCIRYDREPARCNQGNLRLDECVVDAECPDQFTMDQYGRCERISERPLTCPAGTTFGDGVCLFPQPRCPPNYQQYNGQCVLEHTTPVQCDSSSILVNNYCVVTEPTCPSGFNVSAGQCVQTIRNQPRCPIGSTQKNNMCVVREITCSIGYEMRNGICVKIERQPVNCPPGTRLDGSLCVIDRPLCDSGYEYDQRTGECVKYERKAAICEYGFVLRNGECVRQPENCGAGFSMKNGECILEERSEERCPIGSRLVNRLCVQSEPKCDFGDTLSGGMCLKNERRAPVCPSNSNFKDGYCRLQNVGCQPGFTLKDSQCVKEVEAQPECPNGFTLRRGLCLAQPVCESGYVMEEGFCRQRVSSLISCPKNSSYEEGFCISKEFDCIAGFELRNNMCVRLYDTHPTCPADAEYYNGQCLKKTTPTCPLGATFANGECLVYETISPTCPAGGVYQNGMCITVSLASMPALPPMPMPSPCTSSCGIGQPCPYNWNCNQQSCGSCNLQSNCGSCNLQSTCGSACGQISVPQVSLPVTQAQTSSQPAMCPGGYEMTNGMCTRSYTTTMQCPAGYLMQNNECVYTYSMSCPQGSTMENGRCIRQETMPVNCRSGFFLQNNRCIFKNPECDSGYRLMNGKCVKIVELASTCPMGSYKLRKFCVTQAKCHGGLELRDNKCYRAEYDVTRCPAGYIVRDDYCVTTFKCDEGFRYSNSFFIKMEQKSAKCPPETRQIDNYCVLPGPTCDRGFEHIDGVCIRIQRKPIICPLNSRLQHDTCVMPSKCDLGFQMISGMCTRLDRVPTQCPSDGFYIEYNRCISNRLTCPPGFRIENMQCVREVTEIVSCPAGSSLRDNMCVVGQVTCEPGFKTENNWCVQHTYRMPFCPEGTVMTENRCVRNPGCPTEYRFSNGRCVKQQFAPISCVSGTLLNGNCVAPGPNCPAGFEVSENRCVQKAYNNPTCRNNAKRQNNYCVVDVPSCPIDFKYSNAMCLRVVSTNARCPENFKFQNGRCIMERQTTEYVCPPGFTLQITSCVKILQTSPSCQAGFSLENGACVKTVCTAPPAINVQPPVRPFEFSSSNSLSTFETGSASISSSQTILKTESHKTGDIFDTFFEGNGASHINVEVVPQTWSGSVNYEGESSQSQYNSGFYDNNVAAHVNVVTPHTGWSSSMEYSSA; this is encoded by the coding sequence ATGTGTCATCGTGCAGTCTCCGAACTCAATGTCTGCAATAAAACAAGCAGCCCGGTAACGTGCGAATCGGGATACACCTTCAACGGCAATCGGTGCATTCGACGAGATGTTCAAAATGCTGAGCGGAAAGTCAAAACTGTACTTAGTACGGCTTCCTTGATTTGTCCCTCAAACCATGAGATAAGCCAGGATAAGTGTATTCGTTACGATCGGGAACCGGCTCGATGTAATCAGGGAAATTTGCGATTAGATGAGTGTGTTGTTGATGCAGAATGTCCTGACCAGTTCACGATGGATCAGTACGGACGTTGCGAGCGTATTAGTGAGAGGCCGTTAACCTGCCCGGCTGGAACGACATTCGGTGATGGAGTTTGTCTTTTCCCACAACCCAGGTGTCCACCAAACTATCAGCAGTATAATGGGCAATGTGTCCTCGAGCATACAACACCGGTTCAGTGTGATTCATCCTCTATTCTGGTGAATAACTATTGTGTGGTGACGGAGCCAACATGTCCATCCGGCTTCAACGTCAGTGCTGGACAGTGCGTTCAAACGATTCGAAATCAACCAAGATGTCCCATTGGAAGCACGCAAAAGAACAACATGTGTGTGGTTCGTGAAATCACATGCTCGATCGGGTACGAAATGCGCAATGGAATTTGCGTCAAAATAGAAAGGCAGCCAGTCAATTGCCCTCCGGGAACTCGTTTGGATGGAAGTCTGTGCGTTATAGATCGCCCACTCTGTGATTCCGGTTATGAATACGATCAACGTACCGGAGAGTGCGTCAAATACGAGAGAAAAGCTGCGATATGTGAGTATGGTTTTGTCTTGCGTAATGGAGAATGTGTTCGACAACCGGAGAATTGTGGAGCAGGTTTCTCTATGAAGAATGGCGAATGCATACTGGAGGAACGTAGTGAGGAACGTTGTCCCATTGGAAGTAGACTGGTTAATAGATTATGCGTTCAATCTGAGCCTAAATGCGATTTTGGTGACACACTTTCTGGTGGAATGTGTTTGAAAAATGAACGAAGAGCACCGGTGTGTCCTTCAAATTCTAATTTCAAAGACGGATACTGTAGGCTTCAGAACGTCGGCTGTCAGCCCGGATTCACTCTCAAAGATTCACAATGTGTAAAAGAAGTTGAAGCTCAACCTGAATGTCCCAACGGTTTTACATTGAGACGAGGACTTTGCCTTGCTCAACCAGTATGCGAATCGGGTTACGTTATGGAGGAAGGATTTTGTCGACAGAGAGTGTCTAGTCTTATCAGTTGTCCAAAGAATTCATCATATGAAGAAGGGTTCTGTATTAGCAAAGAATTTGATTGTATTGCGGGTTTCGAGCTACGTAACAATATGTGTGTACGCTTGTATGATACGCATCCCACGTGCCCTGCTGATGCAGAGTACTACAATGGACAGTGTTTAAAAAAGACAACTCCAACCTGTCCACTGGGAGCTACCTTTGCAAATGGTGAATGTCTCGTCTATGAGACGATCTCTCCTACTTGTCCAGCTGGAGGGGTCTATCAAAACGGTATGTGCATAACGGTGAGTCTTGCCTCGATGCCAGCGTTACCTCCAATGCCAATGCCATCACCTTGCACATCTTCTTGCGGTATTGGACAGCCCTGTCCATATAATTGGAATTGTAATCAGCAATCTTGTGGATCGTGCAATCTGCAATCCAACTGTGGATCGTGCAATCTGCAATCCACTTGTGGCTCTGCATGTGGTCAGATAAGTGTACCTCAGGTGAGTTTACCTGTAACTCAAGCTCAAACCTCAAGCCAACCAGCGATGTGCCCCGGTGGCTACGAAATGACCAATGGTATGTGTACTAGGAGCTACACCACCACAATGCAGTGCCCCGCAGGTTACCTTATGCAGAACAACGAATGTGTCTACACGTATTCGATGAGCTGCCCACAGGGTTCGACGATGGAAAATGGACGCTGCATTCGACAGGAAACGATGCCGGTAAATTGCcgttcaggattttttttgcaaaacaatcGATGCATCTTCAAAAACCCTGAATGTGACTCTGGATATCGACTTATGAATGGAAAGTGTGTCAAAATTGTAGAACTAGCGTCTACATGCCCTATGGGAAGCTACAAGTTACGGAAATTCTGTGTAACTCAGGCAAAATGTCATGGAGGGTTGGAACTCCGAGATAATAAATGCTATCGAGCGGAGTACGACGTTACCCGTTGCCCTGCTGGTTACATTGTTCGCGACGACTATTGCGTGACGACGTTCAAATGCGATGAAGGTTTCCGCTATTCGAATTCATTCTTTATTAAAATGGAACAAAAGTCAGCGAAATGTCCACCGGAAACGAGACAAATTGATAACTATTGCGTTCTTCCTGGTCCAACTTGCGATCGAGGTTTTGAACATATCGACGGCGTCTGTATCAGAATTCAACGGAAACCGATTATATGCCCTTTGAACAGTCGTTTGCAGCATGATACCTGCGTGATGCCTTCCAAATGCGACCTCGGATTCCAAATGATATCCGGAATGTGTACCCGTCTAGATAGGGTTCCCACTCAATGCCCAAGTGATGGATTTTACATCGAGTACAATCGCTGCATCTCTAACCGTTTGACATGTCCACCGGGCTTCAGGattgaaaacatgcaatgtGTGAGAGAAGTGACAGAGATCGTGTCGTGTCCTGCTGGATCTTCACTGCGAGACAATATGTGCGTTGTTGGACAAGTCACGTGTGAGCCTGGATTCAAAACCGAAAATAATTGGTGCGTTCAACATACCTACCGGATGCCCTTCTGCCCAGAGGGTACTGTTATGACCGAGAATCGATGTGTGAGAAATCCGGGATGCCCCACGGAGTATCGTTTTTCGAATGGCAGATGCGTGAAACAACAATTTGCACCAATCTCTTGTGTGTCAGGAACTCTGCTCAATGGCAACTGTGTTGCTCCAGGGCCAAACTGCCCTGCTGGGTTCGAAGTCTCCGAGAATAGATGCGTTCAGAAAGCTTATAACAATCCCACCTGCCGTAACAACGCGAAAAGGCAGAATAACTATTGCGTCGTTGACGTTCCTAGCTGTCcgattgattttaaatattccaaTGCAATGTGTTTGAGAGTAGTCTCGACAAATGCTCGTTgtcctgaaaatttcaaatttcaaaatggaaGATGTATTATGGAACGACAGACTACAGAATACGTTTGTCCTCCTGGTTTCACATTACAGATAACATCTTGcgttaaaattcttcaaacgtCACCATCTTGTCAGGCAGGGTTCTCTCTTGAAAACGGAGCTTGTGTTAAAACTGTTTGTACAGCTCCACCTGCAATCAACGTTCAACCACCAGTTCGGCCATTCGAATTTTCGTCTTCTAACTCTCTATCGACCTTCGAAACTGGTTCTGCATCTATTTCCAGCTCTCAAACAATCTTGAAAACCGAATCCCACAAAACTGGAGACATTTTCGATACATTTTTCGAAGGTAACGGGGCTTCCCACATTAATGTAGAAGTCGTGCCTCAAACCTGGTCCGGTTCCGTCAACTACGAAGGCGAATCATCCCAATCTCAGTACAACAGTGGCTTTTACGATAATAACGTTGCTGCTCATGTTAATGTAGTAACGCCGCACACCGGATGGTCCAGCTCCATGGAATACTCCAGCGCATAA